The proteins below come from a single Cystobacter ferrugineus genomic window:
- the nagE gene encoding N-acetylglucosamine-specific PTS transporter subunit IIBC, with protein sequence MVSNKFAGVQQLGRALMLPIAVLPIAGLLLRLGQPDLLGIGFMAAAGGAIFDHLGLLFAVGVAVGFARENHGAAGLAGAVGFFITIEGTKALVEVPPAVLEGLAGAARDLAVSGYKARLESKISMPAGILSGLFAGMLYNRYKDIKLPEYLAFFGGRRFIPIITGVVCLVLALVFGFGWPVIEGALDAVTRSVFNAGRFGLFLYGFFNRLLLVTGLHHILNNVAWFLLGDYNGVTGDLKRFFAGDPSAGAMMTGFFPVMMFGLPAACLAMYRAAPAHNRAKVGGLLTSMALTSFLTGVTEPIEFAFMFLAPPLYLLHAVLTGVALVAMDILGVKLGFGFSAGLFDYVLNYKQSTQPLLLLPVGAAYFALYYGLFSVCIARFDLKTLGREDEAPAPAAGAASIDGGLPAPALTRGEAWLKALGGAGNIQTVDACTTRLRLTVADNARIDETVLKSLGSRGVIRPAPGSVQIIIGPQADQVSSEIQEVLRGGGARGSAPVSGSAEQTLARGVLQALGGASNVREVGCCSTRLRLIVVDDQRVNDTALKGLGTRGVAKPSAGSIQVIIGPTAERVADELRALLR encoded by the coding sequence ATGGTGAGCAACAAGTTCGCGGGAGTCCAACAGCTTGGGCGCGCCTTGATGTTGCCCATTGCGGTGCTGCCCATCGCGGGACTCCTGCTGCGTCTGGGACAGCCAGACCTGTTGGGTATTGGCTTCATGGCGGCCGCCGGCGGCGCCATCTTCGACCACCTCGGCCTGCTGTTCGCGGTGGGGGTGGCGGTGGGCTTCGCCCGGGAGAACCATGGCGCGGCGGGTCTCGCGGGCGCCGTCGGCTTCTTCATCACCATCGAGGGCACGAAAGCGCTCGTCGAGGTGCCTCCGGCGGTGCTCGAGGGGCTGGCGGGAGCGGCCCGGGATCTGGCGGTGTCGGGCTACAAGGCGCGCCTGGAGTCGAAGATCAGCATGCCGGCCGGCATCCTGTCCGGCCTGTTCGCGGGCATGCTGTACAACCGCTACAAGGACATCAAGCTGCCGGAGTACCTGGCGTTCTTCGGCGGGCGCCGCTTCATCCCCATCATCACGGGTGTGGTCTGCCTGGTGCTCGCGCTGGTGTTCGGGTTCGGCTGGCCGGTGATCGAGGGCGCTCTGGACGCGGTGACCCGCTCGGTGTTCAACGCGGGCCGGTTCGGGCTGTTCCTGTATGGCTTCTTCAACCGCCTGCTGCTTGTCACGGGCCTGCACCACATCCTCAACAACGTCGCGTGGTTCCTGTTGGGCGACTACAACGGCGTGACGGGAGACCTGAAGCGCTTCTTCGCGGGTGACCCCAGCGCGGGCGCGATGATGACGGGCTTCTTCCCGGTGATGATGTTCGGCCTGCCCGCGGCGTGTCTGGCCATGTACCGGGCGGCGCCCGCGCACAATCGGGCCAAGGTGGGCGGCCTGCTCACGTCGATGGCGCTGACGTCCTTCCTCACGGGCGTCACCGAGCCCATCGAGTTCGCCTTCATGTTCCTCGCCCCGCCGCTCTACCTGCTGCACGCGGTGCTCACGGGCGTGGCGCTCGTCGCCATGGACATACTGGGGGTGAAGCTCGGCTTCGGCTTCTCGGCGGGTCTGTTCGACTACGTGCTCAACTACAAGCAGTCCACCCAGCCCTTGCTGCTCCTGCCGGTGGGCGCGGCGTACTTCGCCCTCTACTATGGGCTGTTCAGCGTCTGCATCGCGCGCTTCGACCTGAAGACCCTGGGCCGCGAGGACGAGGCTCCGGCTCCGGCCGCTGGCGCCGCCTCCATCGATGGCGGCTTGCCGGCTCCCGCCCTGACCCGGGGCGAGGCATGGCTCAAGGCCCTGGGCGGCGCGGGCAATATCCAAACCGTCGACGCCTGCACCACGCGGTTGCGTTTGACGGTGGCGGACAACGCTCGCATCGACGAGACGGTGCTCAAGTCGCTCGGCTCCCGGGGCGTCATCCGTCCGGCGCCCGGCAGTGTGCAGATCATCATCGGCCCGCAAGCGGATCAGGTCTCCTCGGAGATCCAGGAGGTCCTGCGCGGCGGCGGTGCCCGGGGGAGCGCCCCGGTTTCCGGCAGCGCCGAACAGACGCTGGCCCGGGGGGTGTTGCAGGCGTTGGGAGGGGCCTCCAACGTGCGCGAGGTGGGCTGCTGCTCCACCCGTCTGCGGCTGATCGTCGTCGATGATCAGCGCGTCAACGACACGGCCCTGAAGGGGCTCGGGACGCGCGGGGTGGCCAAGCCCTCCGCGGGTTCCATCCAGGTCATCATCGGACCCACGGCGGAACGCGTGGCCGATGAGCTGCGTGCGCTGCTGCGCTGA
- the ptsP gene encoding phosphoenolpyruvate--protein phosphotransferase — MSTLKLVAPIAGWATPLEEVPDPAFAQRMVGDGIAVDPTSSELRAPCEGVVVSVHASRHACTLRTGTGAEVLLHIGIDTVNLRGEGFIAHVQEGQRVRVGEPLIGFDMDLLARKARSLLTVMVVVNGDTHTIKQKVEAREVAVGEPLLEVEGGTAQPVAEVAGDSSARRVRLLIPHGLHARPAAVFSRHAAMHPGVVRVSCGERTVNGKSVVALMSLGARHGDTLTITVEGAQAEQRVQALVDLVTSGLGDTVQPIAEPSAPAAASASGSASAPVSFFPSDRPALFQGTSAAPGVAVGIAIRVLEDQVELNQRGRGLAEEQRRLSEALAGVRHEVELMIERSVGDGTHADIFRAHLELLDDPELNDAAGRSLSAGHSAEWAWRSATELHVGMLQELENELLAERGGDLRDIGRRVIALLTGKNGSRVPTELPSNAILVADELLPSDLAEVPAGRLAAICTAKGGPTSHVAILAAGLGIPAVVAAGDAALRVPTGATLIVNGDRAEVQVNPSAAQQEATLRALAERATRREAYLAKAHEGCHTLDGARIEVFANLGRPGDAAAAASQGAEGCGLLRSEFLFLERTTAPSESEQTAQYQTIATALGGRPLVIRTLDVGGDKPLAYMPLPREENPVLGLRGVRVSLRYPEMLRTQLRAILRVKPEGVCRVLVPMITSAHELRAVRVMLEEERQALGVTTPVQLGAMIEVPVAAVLSERLAAEADFLSIGTNDLTQYGLAMDRGNPHVAAQLDGLHPGVLRLVAQTVEGARKHSRPVAVCGGIASDARAAPLLIGLGVTELSVAPSVIPSHKALIRTLSLAACADVARKALELESGDEVRALVTNTWPGL, encoded by the coding sequence TTGTCCACGTTGAAACTCGTCGCGCCGATCGCGGGTTGGGCGACGCCGCTGGAAGAGGTTCCGGATCCCGCCTTCGCTCAGCGCATGGTGGGAGATGGCATCGCGGTCGACCCCACCTCGTCCGAGCTGCGCGCTCCGTGCGAGGGGGTCGTGGTGTCGGTGCACGCCTCGCGTCACGCCTGTACGCTGCGCACGGGAACGGGCGCGGAGGTGCTCCTGCACATCGGCATCGACACCGTGAACCTGCGCGGCGAGGGCTTCATCGCCCATGTCCAGGAGGGGCAGCGGGTGCGGGTGGGCGAGCCGCTCATCGGCTTCGACATGGATCTGCTGGCCCGCAAGGCGCGCAGCCTGTTGACGGTGATGGTGGTGGTCAACGGGGACACGCACACCATCAAGCAGAAGGTGGAGGCTCGCGAGGTGGCGGTGGGCGAGCCCCTGCTGGAGGTCGAGGGGGGCACGGCGCAGCCGGTGGCCGAGGTGGCGGGAGACTCGTCCGCGCGGCGGGTGCGGCTGCTCATCCCCCATGGTCTGCATGCGCGTCCCGCCGCCGTGTTCAGCCGTCACGCCGCGATGCACCCGGGCGTGGTGCGCGTGTCGTGTGGCGAGCGCACCGTCAACGGCAAGAGCGTCGTGGCGCTGATGAGCCTGGGGGCTCGCCATGGCGACACGCTGACGATCACCGTCGAGGGCGCGCAGGCCGAGCAGCGCGTCCAGGCCCTGGTGGACCTGGTGACCAGCGGGCTGGGTGACACCGTGCAGCCCATCGCCGAGCCCTCCGCGCCCGCCGCGGCGTCCGCGTCCGGCTCCGCGTCTGCCCCGGTGTCCTTCTTCCCGTCCGACCGTCCGGCCCTGTTCCAGGGCACGTCGGCCGCTCCGGGCGTCGCGGTGGGCATCGCCATCCGGGTGCTCGAGGATCAGGTGGAGCTCAACCAGCGGGGCCGGGGCCTCGCGGAGGAGCAGCGCCGCCTCTCCGAGGCGCTCGCGGGTGTGCGCCACGAGGTCGAGCTGATGATCGAGCGGTCGGTGGGAGACGGGACGCACGCGGATATCTTCCGCGCGCACCTCGAGCTGCTCGATGACCCCGAGCTCAACGATGCCGCGGGCCGCTCCCTCTCGGCGGGACACAGCGCCGAGTGGGCGTGGCGCTCGGCGACCGAGCTGCACGTGGGGATGCTGCAGGAACTGGAGAACGAGCTGCTGGCGGAGCGCGGTGGGGACCTGCGCGACATCGGCCGGCGCGTCATCGCCTTGCTGACGGGCAAGAACGGTTCGCGCGTTCCCACCGAGCTGCCCTCCAACGCCATCCTCGTCGCCGATGAGCTGCTGCCCTCGGATCTGGCGGAGGTGCCGGCGGGCCGGCTGGCGGCCATCTGCACCGCGAAGGGCGGCCCCACCTCGCACGTGGCCATCCTGGCCGCGGGGCTGGGCATTCCGGCGGTGGTGGCCGCGGGAGACGCGGCCCTGCGCGTGCCCACGGGCGCGACGCTGATCGTCAACGGAGACCGGGCCGAGGTCCAGGTCAACCCCAGCGCCGCCCAGCAGGAGGCCACCTTGCGGGCGCTCGCCGAGCGGGCCACCCGTCGCGAGGCCTATCTGGCCAAGGCGCACGAGGGATGCCACACGCTGGATGGCGCGCGCATCGAGGTCTTCGCCAACCTCGGGCGTCCCGGTGACGCGGCGGCCGCCGCCAGCCAGGGCGCCGAGGGGTGTGGGCTGCTGCGCAGCGAGTTCCTCTTCCTGGAGCGCACCACCGCGCCGAGCGAGTCCGAGCAGACCGCGCAGTACCAGACGATCGCCACGGCCCTGGGCGGCAGGCCGCTCGTCATCCGCACGCTCGACGTGGGCGGTGACAAGCCCCTGGCCTACATGCCCCTGCCGCGCGAGGAGAACCCGGTGCTCGGTCTGCGGGGAGTGCGTGTGTCGCTGCGCTACCCCGAGATGCTGCGCACCCAGTTGCGCGCCATCCTCCGGGTGAAGCCCGAGGGCGTCTGCCGCGTCCTGGTGCCCATGATCACCTCCGCGCACGAGCTGCGCGCGGTGCGCGTCATGCTGGAGGAGGAGCGCCAGGCGCTGGGCGTCACCACGCCGGTGCAGCTCGGCGCGATGATCGAGGTGCCCGTGGCCGCGGTGCTGTCCGAGCGCCTGGCGGCCGAGGCGGACTTCCTCTCCATCGGCACCAATGACCTGACGCAGTACGGGCTCGCCATGGACCGGGGCAATCCGCACGTGGCGGCGCAGCTCGACGGCCTGCACCCGGGCGTGCTGCGGCTGGTGGCGCAGACGGTGGAAGGCGCGCGCAAGCATTCCCGCCCGGTGGCGGTGTGCGGCGGCATCGCGTCGGACGCGCGCGCGGCGCCGCTGCTCATCGGCCTGGGCGTCACCGAGCTGTCGGTGGCTCCCTCGGTGATTCCCAGCCACAAGGCGCTCATCCGCACGCTCTCGCTGGCCGCGTGCGCGGACGTCGCGCGCAAGGCCCTGGAGCTGGAGAGTGGTGACGAAGTGCGTGCCCTCGTGACGAATACCTGGCCGGGCCTGTGA
- a CDS encoding N-acetylmuramic acid 6-phosphate etherase produces MVHQSNLIPVDPGEATLMKETEAAARRFQGLDGWGTAEVLETLWSGQSRAVAACLPALPALGRAVDAARERLAGGQGRLIYAGAGSAGALAALDALELPGTFGWPSTRLSVLLAGGLDLARGLDAGAEDDAGTGRARVGELHPGPADVVLGVSASGGSAFTVGVVEEARRRGALTVAIASVEGSPLVAAAEHAVVVHTGAEVLAGSTRLGAGTAQKVVLNLFSTAVMTGLGLVFDNMMCNVRPENAKLRQRCVTIISRIAGVEETAAADALARHGDIPRAVLGLAGLSPADADLALVRSGGNLRAALESASKEKSGPCPR; encoded by the coding sequence ATGGTGCACCAGTCCAATCTAATACCAGTTGATCCGGGGGAGGCCACGTTGATGAAGGAGACGGAAGCGGCGGCCCGGCGATTCCAGGGGCTGGATGGTTGGGGGACCGCAGAAGTGCTCGAAACGCTGTGGAGCGGTCAGTCGCGGGCGGTGGCCGCCTGCCTGCCCGCGTTGCCCGCGTTGGGGCGAGCCGTGGACGCGGCCCGGGAGAGGCTGGCGGGCGGTCAGGGACGGTTGATCTACGCGGGGGCGGGTTCGGCGGGCGCGCTCGCGGCGCTGGACGCCCTGGAGTTGCCCGGAACGTTTGGCTGGCCGTCGACCCGGCTCTCGGTGCTGCTGGCGGGAGGGTTGGACCTCGCGCGCGGCCTGGACGCGGGGGCCGAGGACGACGCGGGGACGGGCCGCGCCCGGGTGGGGGAGTTGCACCCCGGTCCGGCGGACGTGGTGCTGGGCGTCTCCGCGAGTGGCGGCAGCGCCTTCACCGTGGGCGTGGTGGAAGAGGCCCGGCGCCGGGGCGCCTTGACGGTGGCCATCGCCAGCGTGGAGGGCTCGCCGCTGGTGGCCGCCGCGGAGCATGCGGTGGTCGTGCACACGGGGGCGGAGGTGCTCGCCGGCTCCACCCGGCTGGGCGCGGGAACGGCCCAGAAGGTGGTGCTCAACCTCTTCTCCACGGCCGTCATGACGGGCCTGGGCCTCGTCTTCGACAACATGATGTGCAACGTGCGGCCGGAGAACGCGAAGCTGCGCCAGCGCTGCGTCACCATCATTTCCCGCATCGCCGGAGTCGAGGAGACCGCCGCCGCGGACGCCCTCGCCCGCCATGGAGACATCCCCCGCGCCGTCCTCGGGCTCGCGGGCCTGTCCCCGGCCGATGCCGATCTCGCCCTCGTTCGCTCGGGGGGTAACCTGCGCGCCGCTTTGGAGAGCGCATCCAAGGAGAAGAGCGGACCATGTCCTCGCTGA
- a CDS encoding GntR family transcriptional regulator — protein MSIHQSGVEALDRDALSNDLPLPLYLQLARYLRGQIISGRFGHRDALPGEREMAERFSVSRVTVRKAIKELLDEGLLQQRQGVGTFVNRGTSPYVEQRLSTLTSFSEDMSSRGLTAGSVWLNRKVTAASPEEALALGLSPGATVSRMQRLRTANGNAMALETAVIPTRFLADPLEVQGSLYDTLRRKGFTPHRALQRLSAIQLPAEQAEQLGVPEGSAALYIERRTLLEDGTPLEFVRSQYRGDAYDFIVELNLAAPAREVNR, from the coding sequence ATGTCGATTCATCAGAGCGGAGTGGAAGCCCTCGATCGGGACGCGCTGTCCAACGACCTGCCACTGCCGCTCTACCTCCAGCTCGCGCGCTATCTGCGGGGGCAGATCATCAGCGGCCGGTTCGGCCATCGGGACGCCCTGCCCGGCGAGCGGGAGATGGCGGAGCGCTTCAGCGTGTCGCGCGTCACGGTGCGCAAGGCCATCAAGGAACTGCTGGACGAGGGGCTGCTGCAACAGCGCCAGGGCGTGGGCACCTTCGTCAACCGCGGCACCAGCCCCTATGTGGAGCAGCGCCTGTCCACGCTGACCAGCTTCTCCGAGGACATGAGCTCGCGAGGCCTCACCGCGGGCTCGGTGTGGCTCAACCGCAAGGTGACGGCGGCGAGCCCCGAGGAGGCCCTGGCCCTCGGGCTGAGCCCGGGCGCCACCGTCAGCCGCATGCAGCGCCTGCGCACCGCCAACGGCAACGCCATGGCGCTGGAGACGGCGGTCATCCCCACGCGCTTCCTGGCCGACCCCCTGGAGGTCCAGGGCTCGCTCTATGACACGCTCCGGCGCAAGGGCTTCACCCCCCACCGCGCCCTGCAGCGCCTGTCCGCCATCCAGCTACCCGCCGAACAGGCCGAGCAGCTCGGCGTGCCCGAGGGCTCCGCCGCCCTCTACATCGAGCGGCGGACGCTGCTCGAGGACGGCACCCCGCTGGAGTTCGTCCGCTCCCAATACCGGGGCGACGCCTACGACTTCATCGTCGAATTGAACCTGGCCGCCCCGGCCCGAGAGGTGAACCGATGA